ATAAGCACGAAAATGATTATGTCGATGAGTTTTTCTCCAATGAAAGGTCCGTTCTCTCAGCCATTGTGGTAATACATCAGCAcgtttatatatgtttacaaaattgatcaaatttataaggttttataaatattgttctACAacacttctttttcatttttctgtCTTTATTGTACCTTTATTTAATTCTCTTAATTTTCTTATTAGGTTTACACTAGCATATTCAGAGAGTGTATATCCTGTTGGTGATAAAACATATTGGGATATTCCTCCCCATGTAGCTTCGTTTGTTTGTCGCCCTCCATCTACACGCTTTCCTAGTGGGAGGAGGAAAAAAAAGAGGATACCAAGTTCGTGGGAGTATGGAAAATATCGGCCCATATCTAAACCATCACCCAAGGCTTACAAATGCAGCAGATGTGGACAGAAAGGACACAACAAAGGTAGTTGTGTAAGGCCTATTTGATAACAGAGTAGTATAAAAACTTGTGTgcaattgattattttatatgatgTTATAAGAGAGAATTGGAATCGAATAGATTTTGGGGAACCTTTTACTATTACATTTTATCgttttataatgatttataaagttTACAGGTGTCTAATAGAAGTTATGttccttttatttttacatCTATCATTTTATAATGCTTTATAAATTTTGCAGGTGTCTAATAGAAgttatgttatttattataCGAAATGTGTGGTTACATAAACTACCCTTTATAAATCATTAGGATTCAGATTAATTGTAGAAATTATATGTTCGTTTGATATCTTAGCTTACTTGCatgaacataaataaaatatgtttcctTAGCAAAGGTTTAAGGtacaaaccaaaatatattttcctcATCATGAAGGATTAAGGGACAAGCCAAAAGATGTTCCTCATTGAAGACATCATCAAAAGATAACACACTAAAACTGAAAAAGTTCCATAGATATTTGTTAAAAGTACTAAAAAACTGAAAGAGCTTCATTTCTTCAAATTCGCGATGCTTCTAATCGGCATTTTTAAGATCTTCCAAAACACTTCCTATCACATCATCAGCTGAATCTTTCTCaaattgtttcttttgttttttcgaTTTGGGGGTGCCAACATTGTGTTCCTTTATAAGCATAACAATTAAGAAAATCAGAAATGATAATTGGATGTAGTCAatgaaatttgaaagaatattttataaaccattatacaTAGAGAGATATTTACCTTATTTCCTCTTCCATTCTTCTTTGTAAACTTCACGTGCTTTTTAGATGCATCCTCATTCCCTTCTCCATCCTTCAATTTTAATGACACAATAAGTAAAGTTACATAGAgcatattaaacatttaaaaagtcaatcagtttataaagacttataaatcaGCTTACTTCATTGGTTTCTGCATGATCTTCTACTTGTTGTTGTACTTCACGTGGGGGTGTTACACCTTTCTTCTTTCCCTTATATTACAAGACAAATAAATAACTTAGCAATTTCGATTTTAATAACAGCTGATAATCAGAAAGAacattttataaactattatacaCAGAGAGATATTTACCTTAGTTACTCTTTCACTTTTCCTTGTAACCTTCACGGGCTTTTCATATGCATACTCATTTTCTTCTCCATCCTTCAATTTTGATGacacaataaaaaaagttacataGAGTATACTAAACAACATTTTATAAAGCATTATACACAGAGAGATATTCACCTTAGTTCCTCTTTTACTTTTCCTTGTACCCTTCATGGGCTTTTCAGATGCATCCTCATTTACTTCTCCACCCTTCAATTTTGATGacacaataaaaaaagttacatTGATTATACTAAACAgcattttataaacccttatacaCTGAGAGATATTCACCTTAGTTCCTCTTTTACTTTTCCTTGTACCCTTCATGGGCTTTTCAGATGCATCCTCATTTACTTCTCCACCCTTCAATTTTGATGacacaataaaaaaagttacatTGATTATACTAAACAGCATTTTATAAAGCATTATACACAGAGAGATATTTACCTTAGTTACTCTTTCACTTTTCCTTGTAACCTTCACGGGCTTTTCATATGCATCCTCATTTTCTTCTCCATCCTTCAATTTTGATGacacaataaaaaaagttacataGATTATACTAAACAacattttataaacccttatacaCTGAGAGATATTTACCTTTCTTCCACGTTTCTTTGAACCTTTCACGGGGTTTTCAGATCCATTTTCCTTAGCACCGACGTCAACATCTGTATTGACTTCTGTGTCATCCTCTTGTTGTTGCTCCTCTTCCTCTTGTTTCTGTTCCTATTTCAATTAAaggattacatatttataatgatttataaatttaaaacgattgttcagtttataaagatttataaatcagCTTACTTCATTGGTTTCCGGATTTTCACTCTCTTTATCACCGTCGTCCACATCGTCTTCTgtatcctcttcttcttgttgttcctcttcttcttgtggctgttcctatttaaaaaaaaaaagattacatatTCTTAATGATTTATAATTCTATAACGGTTTTCAATTTATAAAGGGTTATAAATAAGCTTACTTCATTGACTTCTGCGTCATCCTCTTGGTGTTGTTCCTCTTCCTCTTGTGTCTGTCCCTATTTCAATAAAaggattacatatttataatgatttataaatttaaaacgattGTTCAGTttttaaagatttataaatcagCTTACTTCATTGGTTTCCGGATTTTCACTCTCTTTATCACCATCGTCCACATCGTCTTCTGTATcatcttcttgttgttgttcctcttcttcttgtggttgttcctattttaaaaaaaaaattacatatttttaatgatttataattCTATAACGGTTTTCAATTTATAAAGTGTTATAAATAAGCTTACTTCATTGACTTCGACTTCtacatcatcttcatcttgatGTCCTACTTCACGTGGAGGTCTTACACCATTCTTCTTTCTCTAatattacaagaaaaaaaactagcTTAGCAATTTCGAATTTAATAACaacattataaaatatcaaaaataaaataaccttAGCGATTTCCTTTCTTTTGGCATCTATATAAACTCCTAAAACTTCATTTTCGTCAAGTTCATAATCGGCATTCTGTCCATTTACCTGAAATATTATATGTGAGCTCACACACATTGTATTAAGAATATGAAGACGTTATAGATAGCAAACCTTGGTTTTTGTGGCGGCTTCAGTTTCTTTTGACTTCTCAGTTTCCTGTTACAAGTTAGAAGCATATGAATCTTTTTGTCATTTACAACACGAAACAAATATAGAAAGTAGTTTACCTTCACAGTTTCTCCACGAATGTTCAAAAGACCTTCAAGGTACTTCACTCTTTCTTCAAGAGACACTACCTTATTATTGAGGAATTCAATCTTTTCTTGATCAGTTGCATCAATCCCAGGAACAGAATTATTTTCGTCCACTTCAGCTTCAGCAACGGCAATGTCGACACTTCTATTGAGCCAATCTTGTCTCTTCAAACGATATCCTCTTTTGACAAGATCAACAACTCTTCCAAATTCACAGTCAACATCTTCAACCAAGTCGCTATGCAATCCGGGATCTCCAAGGATACATTTGACATCAACCTGACAAGTGTTTGCATATGATCAAACAATCGGTAAAAGAAGAATGCAAAGACTAAAACagttttataaaacattataaacgGTTACCTTCTCCATTTGGTCGAATCTGTTAACCTCCTCAATAGTAAGCGCTTTGGTTTCTTTCCAATGCAAGCACAAGGGAAACTGAATTCCATCATCGCTAATACCAAAGAATGTGCCTAGTTGATTCACAGAAGATAACGCCCAGAGCTGAAGCGCATATATAAAGCCACAAATCGCGTATTGATTATTCTCCGTCAGCTTTGCATAGGTAAAGCTCTTCACTTCTTTCAGTAAATAATCAAAGGCCAAATTCCCCCAGGGATACTTGCAAAACTCTTTGAAATTTCTAGCTCTAAGCAGACGCTCTTCTGGAATACTTGTCACCGGATTGCTTGCCATCAATATCCCTTCCACAAGGATTGTAGCTCCCAATCTTAATCTCTGATCAGCAGTAAGCTCTTTACTCTTTTCGACAAGAAGCTTAAGCAAGGTGTTTAGAGTTTGATTCTTGTTCATCCATggatctttcttcttcttttttgttgctGAAGTCTcggcttcatcttcatctttatcaacaaCACAAGGCAGACCCGTTGTCAAGTGGAATTCTCTTAGAGAAAACCTCATTAGTTGTTCTCCAAAAGTAAACCACAAACCCTTCTCGCCTATATCAATTCTCCTTAAGAGTAAGTGATGAATCAAATGCCTTGAAAACACCATAAGCTTCTGCTTCCTTCCCATCTTAATTACCGGAGCCAAGAATGAATCTTCAAGCTTCTTGAATTCTTTGCCCAAAAGGGTTTCAACTTTACCAACCAACTTCAGATTGGAGCGCTTGTTAATTCTTTGCAATACGACTCCTTTTGTACCAGTTTCGGAGATTCTTTTTGGCAAAGCAATCTTGTCATTAGACTCACTCATCGTTTCACCTGAAACAATTCAAAATGGCAATGTCAAAGATATGTTTTATAATGACTTATAAAGGTTTTGTTTATCAACACTTGTAAATCATAATAGATCATTCTAAAATCGATTAACCACATCAAAAACGAAAGAACTAGCAATGAAATATATCGCAAATGACAGAGTGAGAAGAAGAATCGCTAAGAAGAACCAATAACATTACCGGAGTTAAGAGAAATCGATGGTGAAAAGTAAGTTTTTGTAACCAAAGAAATGTAGAACGGCGGAGTATAAATAGAGATCAAAAGATGCGCTTCAGCTCTGTATCAGAAGAGACGCGAACGGAGGAAGGCGATGAAAAGTCCCGACTTTTTACCCTAATTCGTGacggttttattttttttacactaAGGCCCAATTTCGATTATCAATGTTTAAGGCCCAAGTTTATTTATGGTTTAATGCTTAGAAAACggttttataaactattatagatTAACAAGCTTctgcaaaatatttatatgctttttaaaaaattttattaacccttataaattattatatagagATTCATAAgtctttattaattattgtcaaaatttgtaaatcattttatacagatttataaatcttttaaaattgtttataggTCTTTATATATTAccttattttataaatcttcaTAAAACCTTATAAGCCCTTCAAAAtaattgtcaaaattttatatagatttAGAAGCCCTTGTAAACTATTTATTGCTCTTATAAACTACACATATTTGTAagtctttataaattatttataggctTTTATAAATCATAATCTACATTTTACCTCGTGGAATCTCTTGAGGGTCTATGATTGGAGTGGCTACATCATCCATCATATCTTCTGATTCATGAGGTAATGGTAACTCCTTTCCCTACACATcattagtaaaaatatatagtttaaagataagaaaaagaagcCTATGAGAACACATATATAGGTGATAGTCTAAAACTTACATATATGGTTTCATGGTTTTGTGTTTCAGCCTCAGTGGCTTCTAAAACAGAAGTGTTTCTGTGTCTCTCGAGAGAGGATGTGATTTCTGTGGCATCATCATTCACCTTATCCTCTTCATTGGATTCTAAAACAAGTGTGATACTAGGGCTCTCTTGATCGGATCTGATTTTGGTGGCATCATCATTCAACGTATCATCTTCATCGGTGGCAAGTGTGTTACTAGGACTATCTTGACCGGGTCTGATTGGTGTGCCAGCATTATTTTCAAATTCTCTCTGCAAAAATGGTGTAGGAAGATTTTAAATTGCACcaaaaatgaatacaaattaTGTGTGAGAAAATACCTCATGTGCGCGAATCCAACTACCACCACCTAGCCACTCCATTGACAGCCTAATCTCAGTATAATTAAAAACCGCATCCTCTTTTGTGGCAGCGAAATACACTTTGTATTTGTTTTCAAGGAGAATTTCCGTCACTCGACCTTTGCGCCACCCATGGGTAACAACCACTTCAACATAGTCGTTCAGACTGTACTCTGCACAAAGATCTCGAGGAGGAGATGGCCTTATTTTGCAAATATCAACTATTAAATGTTTTCCTTCCGCTTCATCACTCGAATTTTGTGAGATTGTACATCTTTTGATCAGAAATTTTCTTCTATCATCTCCTTGTTTCCGAACTTCTGTAATTACCAATGCTCGGACCCaaattttttccttttcactTTCACTAATTTCACGGGTCATTTCCACCAACTTCCCTCTCGTAAACATGTGTTGACTCAATACCTTCAATTCCAAAACAATCATATATAAGCTAAAGCCCTCaaacattcaaaattttataacttaaaacatacaaaaaaaaacaataccttGTTTTTGCTTTTGACCCATTTGGAGCCGATCCAATCAGCATGAGGTCTCAGTTGGCTTCTGATGAATCTCATTATGTCTGGTGgatcatcaaagtaaaccaaAAAACTACCATCTGGCCTTTCAACTACGATAACACCAGTCCACCAACCATTATTAAAATAAGCATCCACCACCGACCCTTCCTTGAATACGACACCCTCATTCAGACACTCTGGCGGGACTGGCCGAATAAAACTTCTTTCAATAGTTTCCTTCAAAGGACTTACACCATCTTCGTTGAACATAGTTTTGTAACTAACCCGAAGCTTTTTTCCTGTTACTCTCGTCGGATTTTGCTCGAGGATAGCTCTATACCAAGAACCTCTGAACCCATCTTCTTGAATAGATACTTCTACTTCACAATCTTTGGCAATAGACAaaagttttccttttttcttcaaattatttttcatcttCCTGAGGAGGAATCGGAAATGcagatcacaaaaaaaaaaatcaagaaaagaaagaaactagGTGAATTAAGATCAAATGAACGACATGCATCCAAGAAACTGAAACAAATTGAGattttagataaatcaattaGGTTCCATACAAAAATTCAATTCGATTTTGGAGTGTATATACAAAAGCAGATAGGAATTTCAATTTGAtctaaattgaatataaaaaatcaaaagagaatACAGTGAATGTTCTTGAATTAACTTTTGCTAAATTCGATTCAAGTTGAATTGGAACTGAAACTGAAACAGATTGAGATTTTAAGTCAATCAATTAGgtttcaaacaaaaattcaaTTCAATTTAGATTGTTGATTCAAAAATGAAGATGAAACTCAATTACCTTTTGCCACGATAATGATTCAAAATGGGGAAGATTGTTGtgttgattcttcttcttgaaaTTTACGGACATAGAGAAACGATGAAGAAAtgatagaaaacaagaaagcaaaaaaaaaaacgtgtcatagtgaagaagatgaagacgtGTCGCGTGAGAAGAGTTAAATTTACTGTTTTGCCATCCCTTTtggtaaatgataaaaaaacagaTAAATCGTTGAGGTCATGGGTCGAACACGGGTTTCTGTCTAAATTGAAATTTTAAGCAACCTCAACTTACCACTAGACCATATTACTTACTCGTTATGATTAGCACGTATACTCATAATGTTGCTTACATATCatcatttttgtatataaactgatttagaagcctttataaattacttttttttatagatttataagtctttataacttttaaattccCCTTTATATATCCTCGTATTGGTGTttacatatcattatttttgtatataatatttgtaaactgatttagaagcctttataaattactttttttatagatttataagtctttataacttttaaattccCCTTTATATATCCTCGTATTGGTGTttacatatcattatttttgtatataatatttgtaaactgatttagaagcctttataaattactttttttatagatttataagtcattataacttttaaattctCCTTTATATATCCTCGTATTGGTGTttacatatcattatttttgtatataatatttgtaaactgatttagaagcctttataaattactttttttatagatttataagtctttataacttttaaattccCCTTTATATATCCTCGTATTGGTGTttacatatcattatttttgtatataatatttgtaaactgatttagaagcctttataaattactttttttatagatttataagtctttataacttttaaattccCCTTTATATATCCTCGTATTGGTGTttacatatcattatttttgtatataatatttgtaaactgatttagaagcctttataaattactttttttatagatttataagtcattataacttttaaattctCCTTTATATATCCTCGTATTGGTGTttacatatcattatttttgtatataatatttgtaaactgatttagaagcctttataaattactttttttatagatttataagtctttataacttttaaatttccCTTTATATATCCTCGTATTGGTGTttacatatcattatttttgtatataatatttgtaaactgatttagaagcctttataaattactttttttatagatttataagtctttataacttttaaatttccctttatatatcctaaactcgATTGATTTTACAAGAGGtaaaaaaacaagttttgttttttatcttatataaatttatatgcccttatacattattttatacagatttataaatcattttggttgtttataCAACTTTATAAACCttaattcttttttgttttatgaactGATGAGCTCTTGAAAAacgatttataaatctttataacttttatataCTCCTTTATATATCGTAAATTCATTTGTAATAAaccattttgttttgattttataagagGTTATAAACTATTTGTAATAATGTGTTATAAAGCTACTGAAATACAAATTTACCATTGAACTTTCTAAATTTAAGGAAAACCATAAATCCAAGTCATAAACTCATAATACTCAGAATTCTACAAACAAAGTTTACCAAACACGCATAAAACAGATAGTTGTTCACACATAACTATAAGCAAGCTATAAAGTTTTTGTTCATTCCCACATTAGTATTCATTGTAATTCCGAGAAGATATCAACCGCCAACTTTTCTCGGATGATTGCAATTTTTTCTTCACTCAGCTTTGTCAAATCCACTATACGCATTGCATGGCACTCTATCAGCTTCAATGCATAAACTCCACTGTCTTCTATTTTAAGAACCTTAAACAAATATGTTTTAGTAATATATTAGcagataaattataatataagttatttGATCTGAAGAACCTGGATACAAATCTACCATAAAGATTTATAAGCGGTTATAAAGATGTTACCTGTGGGAAACCTTCAGATACAATTTTTATCGAGAACTTGCTTGTATCCATG
This genomic interval from Brassica napus cultivar Da-Ae chromosome A6, Da-Ae, whole genome shotgun sequence contains the following:
- the LOC125575885 gene encoding uncharacterized protein LOC125575885 isoform X4, which codes for MKNNLKKKGKLLSIAKDCEVEVSIQEDGFRGSWYRAILEQNPTRVTGKKLRVSYKTMFNEDGVSPLKETIERSFIRPVPPECLNEGVVFKEGSVVDAYFNNGWWTGVIVVERPDGSFLVYFDDPPDIMRFIRSQLRPHADWIGSKWVKSKNKVLSQHMFTRGKLVEMTREISESEKEKIWVRALVITEVRKQGDDRRKFLIKRCTISQNSSDEAEGKHLIVDICKIRPSPPRDLCAEYSLNDYVEVVVTHGWRKGRVTEILLENKYKVYFAATKEDAVFNYTEIRLSMEWLGGGSWIRAHEREFENNAGTPIRPGQDSPSNTLATDEDDTLNDDATKIRSDQESPSITLVLESNEEDKVNDDATEITSSLERHRNTSVLEATEAETQNHETIYGKELPLPHESEDMMDDVATPIIDPQEIPRGETMSESNDKIALPKRISETGTKGVVLQRINKRSNLKLVGKVETLLGKEFKKLEDSFLAPVIKMGRKQKLMVFSRHLIHHLLLRRIDIGEKGLWFTFGEQLMRFSLREFHLTTGLPCVVDKDEDEAETSATKKKKKDPWMNKNQTLNTLLKLLVEKSKELTADQRLRLGATILVEGILMASNPVTSIPEERLLRARNFKEFCKYPWGNLAFDYLLKEVKSFTYAKLTENNQYAICGFIYALQLWALSSVNQLGTFFGISDDGIQFPLCLHWKETKALTIEEVNRFDQMEKVDVKCILGDPGLHSDLVEDVDCEFGRVVDLVKRGYRLKRQDWLNRSVDIAVAEAEVDENNSVPGIDATDQEKIEFLNNKVVSLEERVKYLEGLLNIRGETVKETEKSKETEAATKTKVNGQNADYELDENEVLGVYIDAKRKEIAKRKKNGVRPPREVGHQDEDDVEVEVNEEQPQEEEEQQQEDDTEDDVDDGDKESENPETNEGQTQEEEEQHQEDDAEVNEEQPQEEEEQQEEEDTEDDVDDGDKESENPETNEEQKQEEEEQQQEDDTEVNTDVDVGAKENGSENPVKGSKKRGRKVNISQCIRVYKMLFSIIYVTFFIVSSKLKDGEENEDAYEKPVKVTRKSERVTKVNISLCIMLYKMLFSIINVTFFIVSSKLKGGEVNEDASEKPMKGTRKSKRGTKVNISQCIRVYKMLFSIINVTFFIVSSKLKGGEVNEDASEKPMKGTRKSKRGTKDGEENEYAYEKPVKVTRKSERVTKGKKKGVTPPREVQQQVEDHAETNEDGEGNEDASKKHVKFTKKNGRGNKEHNVGTPKSKKQKKQFEKDSADDVIGSVLEDLKNAD
- the LOC125575885 gene encoding uncharacterized protein LOC125575885 isoform X16; this translates as MKNNLKKKGKLLSIAKDCEVEVSIQEDGFRGSWYRAILEQNPTRVTGKKLRVSYKTMFNEDGVSPLKETIERSFIRPVPPECLNEGVVFKEGSVVDAYFNNGWWTGVIVVERPDGSFLVYFDDPPDIMRFIRSQLRPHADWIGSKWVKSKNKVLSQHMFTRGKLVEMTREISESEKEKIWVRALVITEVRKQGDDRRKFLIKRCTISQNSSDEAEGKHLIVDICKIRPSPPRDLCAEYSLNDYVEVVVTHGWRKGRVTEILLENKYKVYFAATKEDAVFNYTEIRLSMEWLGGGSWIRAHEREFENNAGTPIRPGQDSPSNTLATDEDDTLNDDATKIRSDQESPSITLVLESNEEDKVNDDATEITSSLERHRNTSVLEATEAETQNHETIYGKELPLPHESEDMMDDVATPIIDPQEIPRGETMSESNDKIALPKRISETGTKGVVLQRINKRSNLKLVGKVETLLGKEFKKLEDSFLAPVIKMGRKQKLMVFSRHLIHHLLLRRIDIGEKGLWFTFGEQLMRFSLREFHLTTGLPCVVDKDEDEAETSATKKKKKDPWMNKNQTLNTLLKLLVEKSKELTADQRLRLGATILVEGILMASNPVTSIPEERLLRARNFKEFCKYPWGNLAFDYLLKEVKSFTYAKLTENNQYAICGFIYALQLWALSSVNQLGTFFGISDDGIQFPLCLHWKETKALTIEEVNRFDQMEKVDVKCILGDPGLHSDLVEDVDCEFGRVVDLVKRGYRLKRQDWLNRSVDIAVAEAEVDENNSVPGIDATDQEKIEFLNNKVVSLEERVKYLEGLLNIRGETVKETEKSKETEAATKTKVNGQNADYELDENEVLGVYIDAKRKEIAKRKKNGVRPPREVGHQDEDDVEVEVNEEQPQEEEEQQQEDDTEDDVDDGDKESENPETNEGQTQEEEEQHQEDDAEVNEEQPQEEEEQQEEEDTEDDVDDGDKESENPETNEEQKQEEEEQQQEDDTEVNTDVDVGAKENGSENPVKGSKKRGRKVNISQCIRVYKMLFSIIYVTFFIVSSKLKDGEENEDAYEKPVKVTRKSERVTKGGEVNEDASEKPMKGTRKSKRGTKGGEVNEDASEKPMKGTRKSKRGTKDGEENEYAYEKPVKVTRKSERVTKGKKKGVTPPREVQQQVEDHAETNEDGEGNEDASKKHVKFTKKNGRGNKEHNVGTPKSKKQKKQFEKDSADDVIGSVLEDLKNAD
- the LOC125575885 gene encoding uncharacterized protein LOC125575885 isoform X6, whose product is MKNNLKKKGKLLSIAKDCEVEVSIQEDGFRGSWYRAILEQNPTRVTGKKLRVSYKTMFNEDGVSPLKETIERSFIRPVPPECLNEGVVFKEGSVVDAYFNNGWWTGVIVVERPDGSFLVYFDDPPDIMRFIRSQLRPHADWIGSKWVKSKNKVLSQHMFTRGKLVEMTREISESEKEKIWVRALVITEVRKQGDDRRKFLIKRCTISQNSSDEAEGKHLIVDICKIRPSPPRDLCAEYSLNDYVEVVVTHGWRKGRVTEILLENKYKVYFAATKEDAVFNYTEIRLSMEWLGGGSWIRAHEREFENNAGTPIRPGQDSPSNTLATDEDDTLNDDATKIRSDQESPSITLVLESNEEDKVNDDATEITSSLERHRNTSVLEATEAETQNHETIYGKELPLPHESEDMMDDVATPIIDPQEIPRGETMSESNDKIALPKRISETGTKGVVLQRINKRSNLKLVGKVETLLGKEFKKLEDSFLAPVIKMGRKQKLMVFSRHLIHHLLLRRIDIGEKGLWFTFGEQLMRFSLREFHLTTGLPCVVDKDEDEAETSATKKKKKDPWMNKNQTLNTLLKLLVEKSKELTADQRLRLGATILVEGILMASNPVTSIPEERLLRARNFKEFCKYPWGNLAFDYLLKEVKSFTYAKLTENNQYAICGFIYALQLWALSSVNQLGTFFGISDDGIQFPLCLHWKETKALTIEEVNRFDQMEKVDVKCILGDPGLHSDLVEDVDCEFGRVVDLVKRGYRLKRQDWLNRSVDIAVAEAEVDENNSVPGIDATDQEKIEFLNNKVVSLEERVKYLEGLLNIRGETVKETEKSKETEAATKTKVNGQNADYELDENEVLGVYIDAKRKEIAKRKKNGVRPPREVGHQDEDDVEVEVNEEQPQEEEEQQQEDDTEDDVDDGDKESENPETNEGQTQEEEEQHQEDDAEVNEEQPQEEEEQQEEEDTEDDVDDGDKESENPETNEEQKQEEEEQQQEDDTEVNTDVDVGAKENGSENPVKGSKKRGRKVNISQCIRVYKMLFSIIYVTFFIVSSKLKDGEENEDAYEKPVKVTRKSERVTKVNISLCIMLYKMLFSIINVTFFIVSSKLKGGEVNEDASEKPMKGTRKSKRGTKGGEVNEDASEKPMKGTRKSKRGTKVNISLCIMLYKMLFSILYVTFFIVSSKLKDGEENEYAYEKPVKVTRKSERVTKGKKKGVTPPREVQQQVEDHAETNEDGEGNEDASKKHVKFTKKNGRGNKEHNVGTPKSKKQKKQFEKDSADDVIGSVLEDLKNAD
- the LOC125575885 gene encoding uncharacterized protein LOC125575885 isoform X10, which codes for MKNNLKKKGKLLSIAKDCEVEVSIQEDGFRGSWYRAILEQNPTRVTGKKLRVSYKTMFNEDGVSPLKETIERSFIRPVPPECLNEGVVFKEGSVVDAYFNNGWWTGVIVVERPDGSFLVYFDDPPDIMRFIRSQLRPHADWIGSKWVKSKNKVLSQHMFTRGKLVEMTREISESEKEKIWVRALVITEVRKQGDDRRKFLIKRCTISQNSSDEAEGKHLIVDICKIRPSPPRDLCAEYSLNDYVEVVVTHGWRKGRVTEILLENKYKVYFAATKEDAVFNYTEIRLSMEWLGGGSWIRAHEREFENNAGTPIRPGQDSPSNTLATDEDDTLNDDATKIRSDQESPSITLVLESNEEDKVNDDATEITSSLERHRNTSVLEATEAETQNHETIYGKELPLPHESEDMMDDVATPIIDPQEIPRGETMSESNDKIALPKRISETGTKGVVLQRINKRSNLKLVGKVETLLGKEFKKLEDSFLAPVIKMGRKQKLMVFSRHLIHHLLLRRIDIGEKGLWFTFGEQLMRFSLREFHLTTGLPCVVDKDEDEAETSATKKKKKDPWMNKNQTLNTLLKLLVEKSKELTADQRLRLGATILVEGILMASNPVTSIPEERLLRARNFKEFCKYPWGNLAFDYLLKEVKSFTYAKLTENNQYAICGFIYALQLWALSSVNQLGTFFGISDDGIQFPLCLHWKETKALTIEEVNRFDQMEKVDVKCILGDPGLHSDLVEDVDCEFGRVVDLVKRGYRLKRQDWLNRSVDIAVAEAEVDENNSVPGIDATDQEKIEFLNNKVVSLEERVKYLEGLLNIRGETVKETEKSKETEAATKTKVNGQNADYELDENEVLGVYIDAKRKEIAKRKKNGVRPPREVGHQDEDDVEVEVNEEQPQEEEEQQQEDDTEDDVDDGDKESENPETNEGQTQEEEEQHQEDDAEVNEEQPQEEEEQQEEEDTEDDVDDGDKESENPETNEEQKQEEEEQQQEDDTEVNTDVDVGAKENGSENPVKGSKKRGRKVNISQCIRVYKMLFSIIYVTFFIVSSKLKDGEENEDAYEKPVKVTRKSERVTKVNISLCIMLYKMLFSIINVTFFIVSSKLKGGEVNEDASEKPMKGTRKSKRGTKGGEVNEDASEKPMKGTRKSKRGTKDGEENEYAYEKPVKVTRKSERVTKGKKKGVTPPREVQQQVEDHAETNEDGEGNEDASKKHVKFTKKNGRGNKEHNVGTPKSKKQKKQFEKDSADDVIGSVLEDLKNAD